The following DNA comes from Pseudomonas triticicola.
TGCGCTCATGCAGCAACTCACAGCGCAATGAATCAGTAAAACCGCGCACAGCAAACTTCGCCCCGCAATAGGCGGCCTGCAACGGAATGGCGCGATAGGCCAGTGCCGAGCCGACCTGGATGATCACCCCTTTGTTGCGCGGACGCATCAACGACAGCGCCGCCAAGGTGCCATGAACCGTACCGAGATAGGTCACCTGAGTGACGCGCTCGATCTCGGCGGCGGACAATTGTTCTATCGGCGAGAGCACCGTGACCATCGCCGCGTTGACCCAGACTGCCAGCGGTCCGAGCGCGGCTTCCAGTTGCTGCGCAGCCTCTTGCACGGCGAGCGCATCGGCGATATCGACGCTAACCGTTTCAACCTGAACGCCATACGCTTGCAGCTCCTCTTGCGTGGCAGCCAGTCCCGCCGGATTACGCGCCAACAGGCCGATGCGGTAGCCGCCAGCCGCAAACCGGTGGGCCACTGCGCGACCCACGCCAGCACTGGCGCCGGTTATCACTACCAACGGTTGCTCCTGCATGGATCGCCCTCCCGGCGGTCAATCAATCGGCCCGATGTTGATCATCAGGTCATCGCCCAGCCCTTGCACCTTGGCCAGCACGTCCACCGGCGTTTCGCTGGAAAAATG
Coding sequences within:
- a CDS encoding SDR family oxidoreductase is translated as MQEQPLVVITGASAGVGRAVAHRFAAGGYRIGLLARNPAGLAATQEELQAYGVQVETVSVDIADALAVQEAAQQLEAALGPLAVWVNAAMVTVLSPIEQLSAAEIERVTQVTYLGTVHGTLAALSLMRPRNKGVIIQVGSALAYRAIPLQAAYCGAKFAVRGFTDSLRCELLHERSHIRVCMVQLPAINTPQFDWARNKLPKRPQPVPPIHDPDVAARAIFSVVKHSPRELWLGWSTIKAIVGQSVMPGLLDRLMARSAWSGQQTNEPEDNEHPDNLFEAQPDRHQTRGRFIGRSKDAALALTSTQVLAVLAVIAVLAAVVLLQL